A stretch of the Lactuca sativa cultivar Salinas chromosome 9, Lsat_Salinas_v11, whole genome shotgun sequence genome encodes the following:
- the LOC111879493 gene encoding uncharacterized protein LOC111879493 — protein sequence MENWRKKGNKYNQEPPRLNSHNYYGNPPLGGNSNWQQSVPSWEKRFVTSIGAMSWKKFLEAKAYAHLYENIMKWNDSAGEEAFQTAKHNFHAQIHGLPCDIKPHNPNLYIDQIDWNVKTNHDLVLDLNSDSVAPNSDSGSNREPVVIFGDALPDPYKNYSPAGWGDESKTRDFQNKMPEDCNYGVVYDDYVNSWDVDLEAINPQLFSSENDNKAHGEQGWNNDNNGCQGWNNNIHYRNVNNGGGRHRSWRFNGNNDRSWRNNGNRRKPVVQAHGNQWVHRVHP from the exons ATGGAGAATTGGAGAAAGAAGGGTAATAAATATAATCAAGAGCCTCCAAGATTAAATTCTCATAATTATTACGGAAACCCACCTCTTG GTGGGAATTCAAATTGGCAACAGAGTGTTCCATCGTGGGAGAAGAGATTCGTGACATCCATCGGAGCAATGTCATGGAAGAAGTTTTTGGAAGCAAAAGCATACGCACATCTCTATGAAAACATAATGAAGTGGAACGATTCTGCTGGAGAAGAAGCATTCCAAACAGCAAAACATAATTTCCATGCACAAATTCACGGTCTTCCATGCGACATTAAACCGCATAATCCCAACTTGTATATTGATCAAATAGATTGGAACGTGAAAACCAACCACGATCTAGTTCTAGACTTGAATTCCGATTCTGTGGCTCCTAATTCCGATTCCGGCAGCAACCGTGAACCGGTCGTGATCTTTGGGGATGCCCTCCCGGATCCATATAAAAACTACTCCCCCGCCGGTTGGGGTGATGAAAGCAAAACTCGGGATTTTCAGAATAAGATGCCGGAAGACTGTAACTACGGGGTTGTTTATGATGATTATGTGAATAGTTGGGATGTAGATTTAGAAGCTATTAATCCTCAGTTGTTTTCGAGTGAAAATGACAATAAAGCCCATGGAGAACAAGGTTGGAACAATGACAATAACGGCTGCCAGGGTTGGAACAACAATATTCATTATCGAAATGTGAATAATGGGGGAGGGAGGCATAGAAGTTGGAGGTTTAATGGGAATAATGATCGTTCTTGGAGGAATAATGGGAATAGGAGGAAACCAGTGGTTCAAGCCCATGGGAATCAATGGGTTCATAGGGTGCACCCGTGA